A single genomic interval of Eurosta solidaginis isolate ZX-2024a chromosome 3, ASM4086904v1, whole genome shotgun sequence harbors:
- the LOC137245371 gene encoding polyadenylate-binding protein 1-B, which yields MNALKVFVIFSTLLALAYCAPNPSFFGGGGKHEHHTIHVPYKVHTIHHHHIKKVPVEVVKEVIKEVPVIKEVHVPVLKEVHIPVHIHHQEEHHHIEEEHDFHKRAWHPW from the exons ATGAATGCACTGAAAGTTTTC GTGATCTTCAGCACACTCCTTGCACTTGCCTACTGTGCGCCAAATCCAAGCTTCTTTGGTGGTGGTGGTAAACA TGAACATCACACCATTCATGTGCCCTACAAAGTTCATACGATTCATCATCATCATATCAAGAAGGTGCCAGTAGAAGTTGTTAAAGAAGTCATCAAAGAAGTGCCAGTTATTAAGGAAGTGCATGTGCCAGTCTTGAAGGAAGTGCATATACCAGTGCATATTCATCATCAAGAGGAGCATCATCACATCGAAGAAGAACATGATTTCCATAAGCGCGCATGGCACCCATGGTAA